Part of the Cynocephalus volans isolate mCynVol1 chromosome 11, mCynVol1.pri, whole genome shotgun sequence genome is shown below.
ccaaaaagcaaaacagaaggtGGTAGTTGAAGCAATTTCCCAACGAggggaagaaaaataacaaatcacCTGccgttctttccttctgaagtcCCCTGGTCAAAAGACCCCAGTCTCAACTTCATATGAAACAAGGGGAGACTCTGGAGAGCCGAGCCctccattttctccctttcctgtcCAGCCATGAGTTAAGGTCAGGTCCACGCCCTGACACAACAACTGGGTAAGAGAGCTTCATGGGAAAGGGAGCCCACCTCCCACAGCCCTCCCAGCAGCATCTGCTGAATGGCTGTAACTTCCCGCTGTGTCGGTCCAGGTTAGCACACTGCTGCACAGCCACCGTTCATCATCAGTGTCACTGTGGATAAACTTGGTAGGAAAAACTGCCCCAGTCCGATTCATGATCCTAAGGACCGCAAGAGATAGATGAGCTTTCCTCTGACTCATCGTACACGAAGAGTGGGAGGGCGCTTCGGGGAACTCTAGTCTCATCTtctctttgcagatgagaaagtCAGGCCCACGAAAGGGTCTGTCTGCATGCCACTTAGCTAGTGGGTGGTAGCATCACCTTATTCCTGGAAGATGCTGAAAGAACTGAAATTTGTTCAGCTCTTACTGCAACCGGGACCATGTCtccaacagcaaaataaaaacaaacacatctcTCCCTGCATGTTTATTTTAAGTCACTACCAAGGAGAACTCAAAAATGTGACTGATTCTTCCCTCCCACTACGTACTTTGGTGAAAACTGACACATtgtcgctttttttttttttttttttgcctgttggGTCACTTCTTTTTAAACTGTTGTCAGATCTGAAGCATTCTCAGCATTGATCACCTCCTGCTAGAAGATTCAgtaattatcttttaatatctTCATAAAATGGTGTTGATCTTAAACAGCAACAGCATACCAAAAATTAGTTCaaggaaagtttttttaaaaaacaagattcCACACCCTCTCTCAGTTTGCTGCAGAGGACGCCCGGAACACTGCACTGTCTGCCGCAGTGTAACTCAGAGAACAGTGAAAAACTTAGCTCAACGTGCAGTCTGTGTTTCCTCCCAGGGGGTTACCTCCGTCAGGCGGGCGCTGCACAAGAGGCTCAGGACTGGGAGCCCGGAGCAGGGGCCGAAGTCAAGGAGGGGAGGCAGCACCCTTACCTTTCCGCGCCTGCTGGATGTATCTGGCCAGCAGCGCGCCCAGGCGCGCTCGGGGCTCGACGTCCGTCCTCTGCACGGCCCTCAGCTGCCTCCGGGGCGCCTCCCCTGCCCGTTGCACCCCGGAGCCAGCGGGATCTGCGCGGGGCACCGGCTGCGTCAGGGCGCCCGCCACCAGCACCGCCATCAGCACGCACAGGCACACGCCGCTGTTCATGGCTGTGGAGAGCGAAGGGGAGGGGACGTTAACGAAAAGGCTGGGCATCCGCGGGCTACTGCGGAGGGTCGGGCACCCAGAAGCGGGCTCAGATTAAATGGGCGCTCCAGACCCGCCAGGCGGGCGCAAGCACGAGGGCTCCCCAGGCGCGGACCCCAGCCGAGTGGCCACAGCGCGCGCGTCCCGGTGCGCCCGGCTCGTACTTTGGGTAATCCACGCCCGGTGCCCAGGGCGCAGAGACCCTGTTTCCTGACACGTTTAGCAGAAGGAATGCCTTCTGCTTTCCTAAAGTTTGAGGCAGCGTTTGTAGAGTGTCTCTCTTCTAACTGGAAAGGCGCGAGATTTAAGATAGTCTGAAAAATATGCTGAAGGGAAGACTCCGTAGGAGAAATGAGACCCTTGAAGAAAGGTTGCACCTTCCAGATAGCTAAGAAGATTTCGATACagaaataaatggggggggggggcgggcggGGGAGAAGAGCACAGTTTAAAATGTAGAAGcaacaaataaaagccatatCTATAAAGTTTCCTCAAACCACTACGCAAAACATAGGCAGggttttaaaattcagaatatgCGCCCAGCCCTCAGTGGTTGCCAAAGCCCTGCTGCATTTTACATCTGCAAGCTGATAAAACACCCGCGCATTTCTGCCCTTAaagctctgtatttttttttttttttgcagcatttAGAAAATGAACTTAAATCGTAAAACCCCATGGTATTTTACATGGAAAGGTTGCAGAGTACATCGCATCGCGCTGTAACAGCTAACAAATCCTATTTGAGTGCGAATCCTAGCAAATGGATATGTCAGCATTGTAcgcaaaagagaaaaatgatgcgGATGTGTGAACGTCTCTAGAACAGCTTTCCCCACTCGGCCCTCATTTTTAGATACAGCACCGTTATTTCTGACTTTCAGGAATGTCTTCCGAGCTGTCGGAGGCAAGACACAAAGTAGGAAAACGAAATGGGAAAGGGCACAAAACTGAAGACAGCGTTCTTCAGAGACACATGACACTTGGATCCCTGCCGGCGAGCGGAGGGACCTACCTTTGGATGAAGACGCAACTGGCTTAGCGTTTCCACCGGAGCAGCCCAGCAACCCAGCCAAGTTCAAGGGTGGGCGGGCTGGAGGCTGCCTCTTAAATAGCCCCGCCCGGCGCTGTCGGCCAGTCATCTATTTACCCAGCGCTGACGCAGACGGACGGCGACACGTGCCCAGAGGGGCGACATCCACTTGAAATGGctcctgggggagagggagaaatggcCCAGGGGAGTCTGGTTAACCCCTCCCAGGCGGGTGCCCCTCGTCCGGCCTCCCTCTGCCCAAGGAGCCTCCTCCCCCAGCCACGTCCAGCTGCCTCTCCCCTGCCCATCCCAGCGCGGCGCTCTCCAGGGCGGGAACCTAGGAGTCCGGAATCTCCTCCAGGGTGGAGAGAGAGCTGCCCGCGTTTAGTACGCTTTGGGGACAGGATGGACCACAAAGGAAACGGGGGGGACAGTAGGCAGGGCTGGGTGTCAGCACGGTGTAGCTGCGAGAGGGAGAGGTGGCGGCCTGTCTCCTGCGTGCTCTGATCTTTCGACCTGTGTGGGCTTTCGCGGGACGGAGCGCGGGGGTC
Proteins encoded:
- the CCK gene encoding cholecystokinin: MNSGVCLCVLMAVLVAGALTQPVPRADPAGSGVQRAGEAPRRQLRAVQRTDVEPRARLGALLARYIQQARKAPSGRMSIIKNLQSLDPSHRISDRDYMGWMDFGRRSAEEYEYPS